Proteins encoded in a region of the Moritella marina ATCC 15381 genome:
- the norR gene encoding nitric oxide reductase transcriptional regulator NorR — protein sequence MMIAMQHDTKDLIHIALDLTTNISSQDRFERLLTTMRKLFNCDASALLEFKGQHFKPLAINGLSADVLGRQFNINEHPRLEAIARAGDVVRFPADSDLPDPYDALITSHQGDLHVHACVGLPLMANQRLIGALTIDGFNPHQFDNFSNDELRTVSALAAATLNIALLMDKLEKVAGTMTESDPATHHPQSNTEIIGQSAQIKALKKEISVVASTDMTALILGETGVGKELVATAIHQQSSRADKPLIYLNCAALPESIAESELFGHVKGAFTGAISNRSGKFELADKGTLFLDEIGELTLTLQAKLLRVLQYGDLQRIGDDRNLKVDTRIIAATNKDLKEEVLAGRFRADLYHRLSVFPIMVSPLRERGEDILLLAGFFMERCRSKLQLSHLSLSTACQSTLMRYPWPGNIRELEHSINRAAILAKAEAKDELVILQPAHFRIDNVNVGHSPFEITDVINQPTLAVTNIPVDNLREATEQFQRQLITNALQENNNNWAATARQLSIDVGNLHRLAKRIALKQ from the coding sequence ATGATGATAGCTATGCAACATGATACTAAAGACCTTATTCATATCGCCTTAGACTTAACGACTAATATTTCCAGTCAAGATCGTTTCGAGCGCTTACTCACCACTATGCGTAAGCTATTCAACTGCGATGCATCAGCACTATTAGAGTTTAAAGGGCAACACTTCAAACCCTTAGCAATTAACGGCCTAAGCGCAGATGTACTAGGCAGGCAATTTAATATCAATGAGCACCCCAGATTAGAGGCGATTGCCAGAGCGGGTGATGTCGTCAGGTTCCCAGCAGACAGCGATCTGCCCGACCCTTATGATGCTCTTATTACCTCGCACCAAGGTGATTTGCATGTGCATGCGTGTGTCGGTTTACCTTTAATGGCAAATCAACGTTTGATAGGAGCGCTTACTATCGATGGTTTTAACCCTCATCAATTTGATAATTTCAGCAATGATGAGTTACGTACCGTTAGCGCACTCGCAGCAGCGACACTGAATATCGCGTTATTGATGGATAAACTGGAAAAAGTCGCAGGCACCATGACCGAGTCAGATCCAGCCACGCATCACCCACAAAGTAACACTGAAATTATTGGCCAGTCAGCGCAAATTAAAGCCTTAAAAAAAGAAATCAGCGTTGTTGCAAGCACCGATATGACCGCGCTCATATTAGGTGAAACAGGTGTTGGTAAGGAATTAGTCGCAACGGCAATCCACCAGCAATCATCTCGAGCAGATAAGCCTCTGATCTACCTTAACTGCGCTGCATTACCAGAATCTATTGCAGAGAGTGAACTGTTTGGCCATGTCAAAGGGGCTTTCACGGGGGCTATCAGTAACCGTAGCGGTAAATTTGAATTAGCCGATAAAGGCACTTTATTTCTTGATGAAATTGGTGAGTTAACCCTGACACTACAAGCAAAATTACTGCGGGTCTTACAATATGGTGACTTACAACGTATTGGTGATGACCGTAACTTAAAAGTCGATACCCGCATCATAGCTGCTACCAATAAAGACTTAAAAGAAGAGGTACTTGCAGGCCGATTTAGGGCGGATCTTTATCATCGTCTCAGTGTCTTTCCAATAATGGTATCGCCTTTACGTGAACGCGGTGAGGATATTTTATTATTAGCAGGTTTCTTTATGGAACGCTGTCGCAGCAAGTTGCAATTAAGTCATTTGAGTTTAAGCACAGCTTGCCAAAGTACACTGATGCGTTATCCCTGGCCTGGAAATATTCGCGAATTAGAACACAGTATTAATCGCGCGGCTATTCTCGCCAAAGCAGAAGCTAAAGATGAATTAGTGATACTACAACCTGCACATTTTAGGATTGATAATGTGAACGTTGGGCACTCACCATTTGAAATAACAGATGTGATTAACCAGCCGACACTCGCTGTGACCAATATACCCGTGGATAATTTACGCGAAGCAACGGAACAATTTCAACGGCAGTTAATCACTAATGCACTGCAAGAAAATAATAATAACTGGGCTGCAACCGCACGGCAGCTTTCTATCGATGTGGGTAATTTACACCGTTTAGCTAAGCGAATAGCATTGAAACAATAA
- a CDS encoding DeoR/GlpR family transcriptional regulator encodes MRQNTRHQKIISLVKEEGFVSTEVLVEHFSVSPQTIRRDLNELAEKNLVRRHHGGASLLESSVVNDSYVNRKQKTAKEKMKIAQAMAELIPDGSSLFIDIGTTSEALARALLNHSNLRIVTNNLNVATILMQKPDFRVIVAGGEVRNKDAGVVGEATVDFIKQFRMDFGIVTISGLDMDGSLLDFDYQEVRVTQAIIECSQEVFLPVDHTKFGRNAMVNIGNINQVNKLFTDIEPPEELAKLLQLHQVESIVCEASLELSDI; translated from the coding sequence GTGAGACAAAATACACGTCACCAAAAAATAATTTCGTTGGTTAAGGAAGAAGGGTTCGTCAGTACTGAAGTGCTCGTTGAGCATTTTTCAGTAAGCCCGCAAACCATCCGTCGCGATTTAAATGAATTAGCTGAGAAGAATTTAGTGCGTCGCCACCACGGTGGTGCATCATTATTAGAAAGCAGTGTTGTTAACGATTCATATGTTAATCGCAAGCAAAAAACGGCTAAAGAAAAAATGAAAATCGCCCAGGCGATGGCTGAATTAATTCCAGATGGTTCATCATTATTTATTGATATTGGCACCACGTCAGAGGCGCTAGCGCGTGCACTATTAAATCATAGCAATTTACGTATTGTGACCAATAATCTTAATGTAGCCACTATTTTGATGCAAAAACCTGATTTCAGAGTCATTGTTGCGGGTGGTGAAGTACGCAATAAAGATGCCGGTGTAGTTGGCGAAGCGACCGTCGATTTTATCAAGCAGTTTAGAATGGATTTTGGCATTGTTACCATCAGTGGTTTAGATATGGATGGTTCATTGTTGGATTTTGATTATCAAGAAGTGCGAGTCACACAAGCGATCATCGAGTGCTCACAAGAAGTATTCTTACCCGTTGATCATACTAAATTCGGCCGAAATGCCATGGTCAATATTGGTAATATCAATCAGGTGAATAAGCTATTTACTGACATTGAGCCACCAGAAGAACTGGCTAAATTATTACAATTACATCAAGTCGAGTCTATCGTTTGTGAAGCGAGCTTAGAGCTTAGCGATATATAA
- a CDS encoding VOC family protein, with product MKQSIIHVAIVVKDYDEAIDFYVNKLKFELIEDTYQAEQDKRWVVVSPPGSNGVTLLLARASKPEQDDFVGNQSGGRVFLFLSTDDFWRDYNRMVSDGIKFIREPQEQDYGTVAVFEDLYGNLWDLLQLSSSHPMASRTV from the coding sequence TTGAAACAATCAATAATACACGTTGCAATTGTTGTTAAAGATTATGATGAAGCAATTGATTTTTATGTTAATAAGCTAAAATTTGAACTCATTGAAGATACTTATCAAGCAGAGCAAGATAAACGCTGGGTAGTCGTTTCACCACCTGGATCTAATGGTGTCACTTTATTATTAGCTCGTGCATCTAAGCCTGAACAAGATGATTTCGTCGGCAATCAATCCGGCGGTCGTGTGTTTCTGTTTTTAAGTACAGATGATTTTTGGCGAGACTACAATCGCATGGTATCTGATGGCATCAAATTCATTAGAGAACCACAAGAACAAGATTATGGTACGGTTGCGGTATTTGAAGACCTGTATGGTAATTTATGGGACTTACTCCAACTGAGTTCGAGTCATCCAATGGCATCGAGAACAGTATAA
- a CDS encoding ParA family protein, producing the protein MIRVVFNQKGGVGKSTICSNLAAIAASEGKRTLIIDLDSQCNTSAYLLGNDYRVNFSVAEFFEQTLNIIMKGRPYQDFITPTAFPNLSIMPASELLGELIVKLEQRHKIYKLRDALVKLKRDYDEIYIDTPPAFNFYSLSALIAADSCLIPFDCDDFSRRGLYSLLANIEETRQDHNDKLRVEGIVVNQFQGQASLPKKLVAELRAEDLPILNTLIHSSVKVKESHNISQPLINCAPKHKVTLQFCDLYAEISA; encoded by the coding sequence GTGATCCGTGTCGTGTTTAATCAAAAAGGTGGCGTAGGAAAATCAACCATCTGCAGTAATTTGGCGGCGATAGCAGCCTCAGAAGGCAAGCGCACTTTAATTATTGATTTAGATAGTCAATGTAATACCAGTGCTTATTTATTAGGGAATGATTATCGGGTTAATTTTAGTGTCGCGGAGTTTTTTGAGCAGACCTTAAATATCATCATGAAAGGGCGACCTTATCAGGATTTTATTACTCCGACCGCATTCCCTAATTTATCGATAATGCCTGCGTCTGAATTATTAGGTGAGTTGATTGTAAAATTAGAACAGCGTCATAAGATTTATAAATTACGTGACGCACTGGTTAAATTAAAGCGTGATTATGATGAAATCTATATTGATACGCCGCCAGCCTTTAATTTTTATAGTCTCTCTGCACTGATTGCGGCAGATAGCTGCTTGATCCCTTTTGATTGTGATGACTTCTCCCGCCGAGGTTTATACAGCCTGTTAGCGAATATTGAAGAAACACGACAAGATCATAATGATAAATTGCGGGTTGAAGGGATTGTGGTTAATCAATTTCAAGGGCAGGCCAGCTTACCTAAAAAATTGGTTGCTGAGCTCAGAGCGGAAGACTTACCGATTTTAAATACCTTGATCCACAGCTCTGTGAAAGTAAAAGAGTCACATAATATCTCCCAACCCTTGATCAATTGTGCACCTAAGCATAAAGTGACGCTGCAATTTTGTGATCTCTATGCCGAGATCTCTGCATAA
- a CDS encoding carboxypeptidase M32 produces MTTKSAYEQLSKHFKKIHNLSHLSSICGWDQAAMMPSGGNQARSEAMAELAVMIHQQSTAPQLADLIKQAQSEQLSTEQQASLAEIARSWQQANIVPEELVSAQSLAGSKCEHAWRTQRKENDWAGFAKNLKTVVELSREEASIRAQANNCSNYDALMDLYEPGMTSAQLDPIFDDVKSWLPELTLAAQEKQKSDNTIMPTGHFPIAAQQQLGLKTMGILGFDFNHGRLDVSAHPFCGGVSSDVRITTRYEEDDFTQSLMGVVHETGHARYEQGLPTALNHLPVGQARSMGIHESQSLLFEMQLGRSEEFLTLLTPEIKQAFNGTDSAIYNPLNLSQCYTRVKPDFIRVDADEVTYPAHVMLRYEIEQALMNGDIEVDDIPELWALKMQQYLGVDTKGNYRNGCMQDVHWTDGSFGYFPSYTLGAMYAAQFMTTVKQEMDVSAIITSGDLSPIFTWLKTNIWQNASLLSTNDLVKQATGETLNPAHFRRHLESRYLK; encoded by the coding sequence ATGACAACAAAATCAGCCTATGAACAGCTATCTAAACATTTTAAAAAGATCCATAACCTAAGCCATTTATCCTCTATTTGTGGTTGGGATCAAGCGGCAATGATGCCTTCTGGCGGTAATCAAGCACGCTCTGAAGCGATGGCTGAACTTGCTGTCATGATCCACCAGCAAAGCACAGCACCACAACTTGCCGATTTAATTAAACAAGCGCAGTCAGAGCAATTATCGACAGAACAACAAGCGAGCTTAGCGGAAATAGCTCGCAGCTGGCAGCAAGCTAACATAGTGCCTGAAGAATTAGTTTCAGCGCAATCGTTAGCAGGTTCTAAATGTGAGCACGCTTGGCGTACCCAACGTAAAGAAAACGACTGGGCTGGTTTTGCGAAAAACTTAAAAACAGTGGTTGAGTTGTCGCGTGAAGAAGCCAGTATTCGCGCACAAGCCAACAACTGCAGCAACTATGACGCGTTAATGGACTTGTACGAACCGGGCATGACCAGCGCCCAGCTTGATCCGATTTTTGATGACGTTAAGTCATGGTTACCTGAACTAACGCTAGCAGCACAAGAAAAACAAAAATCAGACAACACCATCATGCCAACGGGTCACTTCCCGATTGCTGCACAACAGCAATTAGGCTTAAAAACCATGGGTATTTTAGGCTTTGATTTTAACCACGGCCGTCTTGATGTATCAGCGCACCCATTCTGCGGCGGCGTATCTTCAGACGTACGTATTACTACGCGTTACGAAGAAGATGATTTTACTCAAAGCTTAATGGGCGTTGTTCATGAAACAGGTCACGCGCGTTATGAACAAGGCTTACCAACAGCACTTAACCACTTACCTGTTGGCCAAGCACGTTCAATGGGTATTCATGAAAGCCAAAGTCTGTTATTTGAAATGCAATTAGGTCGTAGCGAAGAGTTTTTAACTTTGCTAACACCAGAAATTAAACAAGCATTCAATGGTACAGACTCGGCTATTTATAACCCGCTAAACCTAAGCCAGTGTTATACCCGCGTAAAGCCTGATTTCATCCGTGTTGATGCCGATGAAGTGACTTACCCTGCGCATGTAATGTTACGTTATGAAATTGAACAAGCATTGATGAATGGCGATATCGAAGTAGATGATATTCCAGAATTATGGGCACTTAAAATGCAGCAATACCTAGGTGTCGACACCAAAGGTAATTACCGCAACGGTTGTATGCAAGATGTGCATTGGACCGACGGTAGCTTTGGTTACTTCCCGTCTTATACACTAGGCGCTATGTATGCGGCGCAGTTCATGACAACGGTTAAGCAAGAGATGGATGTTTCGGCAATCATTACTAGCGGCGACTTATCGCCTATCTTCACTTGGCTTAAAACTAACATTTGGCAAAATGCGTCATTGTTAAGCACTAACGATTTAGTCAAGCAAGCAACGGGCGAAACACTAAACCCTGCGCACTTTAGACGTCATTTAGAAAGCCGCTACTTGAAGTAA
- the norW gene encoding NADH:flavorubredoxin reductase NorW, with translation MIGGNEKSVVIIGSGFAAYQLVKSIRRANQQQAIIVITGGNGDDYVKPELSHVFSKKLTAQDMVKQSGAEFAAEYNITLMNHTRVDGINRTEKTVSCQGIDIAYDNLVLATGAQSFVPFVDGDAANDIITLNSLDEYQQSQDKLVAAKSVLVVGAGLVGTEIAMDLAIADYKVILSDRADALLPSLLPEFVSSQLYQTMRRQGVELQLGNELSCMTKIDSGIAVSFKNGHTAKVDSVVCAAGLKPNTALASQAGLVVNRGIVVDKQLSTNDPHIFAIGDCAEIDGKHLAFLQPIILSANTLAKTLTGAVSEVMFPAMLVKVKTPLFPIQLSGNTAASDANWQVELTTSGMTAKAYDSAEQLIGFVVTQANMPEAFKLLRLLPKVMN, from the coding sequence ATGATAGGTGGTAATGAAAAATCAGTCGTTATCATAGGCAGTGGTTTTGCTGCCTATCAATTAGTTAAATCAATCCGTCGTGCAAATCAGCAACAAGCCATCATTGTCATCACTGGGGGTAATGGCGATGATTATGTTAAACCAGAATTGAGCCATGTATTTAGTAAAAAACTGACAGCGCAAGATATGGTTAAACAAAGCGGCGCAGAGTTTGCCGCAGAATATAATATTACCCTGATGAACCATACTCGTGTTGATGGCATTAATCGCACTGAAAAGACGGTGAGTTGTCAGGGTATCGACATTGCTTATGATAACTTGGTACTGGCAACGGGCGCGCAATCATTTGTGCCATTTGTTGATGGTGATGCGGCTAACGACATTATTACCTTGAATAGTCTAGATGAGTATCAGCAGTCACAAGATAAGCTGGTTGCGGCTAAATCAGTGTTGGTGGTTGGCGCGGGGTTAGTGGGTACTGAAATCGCGATGGATTTAGCCATTGCTGATTATAAGGTGATATTAAGTGATCGCGCTGATGCATTATTACCAAGTCTATTACCTGAATTTGTGTCATCTCAGCTTTATCAAACCATGAGAAGACAAGGGGTGGAATTACAACTGGGTAATGAGCTCAGTTGCATGACTAAAATAGACTCTGGCATTGCGGTTAGCTTTAAGAACGGGCATACCGCCAAAGTGGATAGTGTGGTGTGCGCAGCGGGGTTGAAACCTAATACGGCATTAGCCAGTCAAGCTGGTTTAGTGGTTAATCGCGGCATTGTGGTTGATAAACAGTTAAGCACCAATGATCCACATATCTTTGCCATTGGTGATTGCGCTGAGATTGACGGTAAACATTTAGCGTTTTTACAACCAATAATACTCAGTGCTAATACGTTAGCGAAAACCCTAACAGGTGCTGTGAGTGAAGTGATGTTTCCGGCGATGTTAGTTAAAGTGAAAACACCACTATTTCCAATTCAATTAAGCGGTAATACCGCCGCAAGTGATGCGAATTGGCAAGTAGAGTTGACGACATCGGGTATGACAGCAAAGGCTTATGATAGTGCAGAGCAACTTATTGGTTTTGTGGTGACGCAAGCGAATATGCCTGAAGCGTTTAAGTTATTACGCTTGTTGCCTAAGGTGATGAACTGA
- a CDS encoding SDR family oxidoreductase: MQTVLITGASTGIGYHGAVTLKAAGYRVFATARKPADVTALIAQGFESVQLDLSSTKSITAAVAHIVKLTDGKIDVLFNNGAYGQPGAVEDLPTDALRKQFEANVFGWHELTTQIIPLMRANGRGRIIQNSSVLGLVAMKYRGAYNASKFAIEGLTDTLRLELRDSPIKVSLIEPGPIVSQFRANALSAFQEHIDIENSVHAKDYQQQISRLAKKDVSNQFTLGPEAVTKALIHAIESNRPKVRYYVTFPTYLFALLKRILPFRVLDGILAKSG, translated from the coding sequence ATGCAAACCGTACTCATCACTGGAGCTTCGACTGGGATCGGCTATCACGGCGCTGTCACCCTTAAAGCCGCGGGTTATCGTGTCTTTGCTACAGCCAGAAAGCCAGCAGACGTAACCGCTTTAATTGCCCAAGGTTTTGAAAGTGTGCAACTCGATTTAAGCTCGACAAAATCCATTACTGCAGCAGTAGCGCATATCGTTAAGCTCACCGATGGCAAAATTGACGTGTTATTTAATAACGGAGCCTATGGCCAACCAGGCGCTGTTGAAGATTTACCAACAGATGCACTGCGTAAACAATTTGAAGCCAATGTATTTGGTTGGCACGAACTGACGACACAAATAATTCCGTTAATGCGCGCTAATGGGCGTGGTCGTATCATCCAAAACAGCTCCGTTTTAGGCTTAGTGGCAATGAAATATCGCGGCGCCTATAACGCCAGCAAGTTCGCAATCGAAGGTTTAACAGATACCCTACGCTTAGAACTACGAGATTCACCTATCAAGGTATCCTTAATTGAACCGGGACCGATTGTGAGCCAATTCAGAGCCAACGCATTAAGTGCTTTTCAAGAACACATTGATATTGAAAACAGTGTGCACGCTAAAGACTACCAACAACAAATCAGCCGTTTGGCCAAAAAAGATGTCAGCAATCAATTTACCCTCGGGCCTGAAGCTGTCACCAAAGCATTAATTCATGCGATTGAAAGTAACCGACCGAAAGTACGCTATTACGTGACGTTTCCAACCTATTTATTTGCTTTATTAAAGCGTATTTTACCGTTTCGCGTATTAGATGGGATCTTGGCTAAATCAGGTTAA
- a CDS encoding DUF2333 family protein, with the protein MSKSKIIAGIAAVSIIFYATSVYWSVEPDNFSPTRVTEELTKNSAEIAVGSYTTATLIKSLLILNEKNGGYLSNSVLPPAIMMDNMPSWEYGLLEQSRDLMLVLRRDLSRSQTQSTENKDLQKAHGSLNVEHTRLFPTNANSEYKKTIAELQTYLDKLNDSQSKNAQFYARADNLAEWFKQVEKRLGSLSQRLSASVGQYRINTDLSGDLGAEQSTFTELGSNVKTPWLDIDNVFWEARGSSWALYHYLKAARIDFKGVLEKKNALASVDQIILELEASLQPVGSPMILNGAGFGIFANHSLVMANYLSRANAAVIDLRRLLEQG; encoded by the coding sequence ATGAGTAAATCTAAAATCATTGCAGGTATTGCTGCTGTCAGCATTATCTTTTATGCCACTTCAGTTTATTGGAGTGTTGAACCAGATAATTTTAGTCCAACACGTGTTACGGAAGAACTGACTAAAAACAGTGCCGAAATTGCAGTTGGTTCTTATACTACAGCAACACTGATTAAGTCGTTGCTAATACTAAATGAAAAAAATGGCGGCTACCTAAGTAACTCAGTATTACCACCAGCAATCATGATGGATAACATGCCATCATGGGAATATGGGTTATTAGAACAGTCTCGTGACCTTATGTTGGTGTTACGTCGTGACTTAAGCCGTTCACAAACGCAATCAACTGAAAATAAAGATCTACAAAAAGCACACGGCTCGTTAAATGTTGAACACACACGTTTATTCCCAACCAATGCCAACTCTGAATACAAAAAAACAATTGCTGAACTGCAAACATACCTCGATAAATTAAACGATTCGCAATCTAAAAACGCACAATTCTACGCCCGTGCCGATAACCTTGCTGAATGGTTTAAGCAAGTTGAAAAACGCCTTGGTTCATTGTCTCAACGTTTAAGTGCGTCTGTTGGCCAATACCGTATCAACACTGATTTATCAGGTGATCTTGGTGCTGAACAATCAACATTCACTGAATTAGGTTCTAATGTTAAAACACCTTGGTTAGATATTGATAATGTATTCTGGGAAGCTCGCGGTTCTTCTTGGGCGCTGTATCACTATCTAAAAGCAGCACGTATTGACTTTAAAGGCGTATTAGAGAAGAAAAATGCGCTAGCAAGTGTTGACCAAATCATCCTTGAACTAGAAGCGTCACTACAGCCTGTAGGCAGCCCAATGATCTTAAATGGCGCTGGTTTTGGTATCTTTGCTAACCACTCGCTAGTAATGGCAAACTACCTATCTCGCGCAAACGCGGCGGTTATTGACCTACGTAGATTACTAGAACAAGGTTAA
- a CDS encoding SMP-30/gluconolactonase/LRE family protein: MNNINLLFDYNGHLPECPTWCEQSQSLYWTDILEKQIHRYDLLTKKHHVLNFAEEVGSFALRESAGFICAMRTGIYLTDADGQLDKKVCDNPNNPALARFNDGGVDQLGRFYAGTYWSPKDFNGALLCRVDADLNTKVIHADILGANGLAFSPDKQWMYTTDTPNRVMYRTPLDEFGHAGIRETFKRFEPDYGRPDGAAMDVEGCYWVAMFSGAKVIRISPNGEILAEYPIPVKNPTMVCFGGRDMNTLFITSGREKMSASERAASPLSGCIFTLQTDVKGMIKPRFKEA; the protein is encoded by the coding sequence ATGAATAATATAAACCTGTTATTTGATTACAACGGCCATTTACCAGAATGCCCAACCTGGTGTGAACAAAGCCAAAGCTTATATTGGACAGATATCTTAGAGAAACAAATACACCGATATGACCTATTAACCAAAAAACATCACGTATTAAATTTTGCTGAAGAAGTCGGCAGCTTTGCGCTTAGAGAATCAGCTGGTTTTATCTGTGCAATGCGCACAGGGATCTATTTAACCGATGCCGATGGACAGCTAGATAAAAAAGTCTGTGATAACCCGAACAATCCAGCGCTGGCTCGTTTTAATGATGGTGGCGTAGATCAATTAGGCCGCTTTTACGCTGGCACATATTGGTCACCAAAAGATTTTAATGGTGCCTTGTTATGTCGCGTTGATGCAGATTTAAATACCAAAGTCATACACGCTGATATTCTCGGTGCCAATGGCCTGGCGTTTAGCCCTGATAAACAATGGATGTATACAACGGATACACCAAACCGAGTCATGTATCGTACACCTCTAGATGAATTTGGTCATGCAGGCATCAGAGAAACATTCAAACGGTTCGAACCTGATTATGGCCGACCAGATGGCGCAGCGATGGATGTTGAAGGTTGCTACTGGGTTGCGATGTTTAGCGGTGCTAAAGTGATTCGTATCTCACCCAATGGCGAGATCTTAGCTGAATATCCAATCCCCGTTAAAAATCCGACCATGGTCTGTTTCGGAGGCCGTGATATGAACACGCTTTTCATTACTTCAGGCCGCGAAAAGATGTCTGCGAGTGAACGCGCAGCATCACCATTATCAGGTTGTATTTTTACCCTACAGACAGACGTCAAGGGCATGATCAAACCTCGTTTTAAAGAGGCTTAA
- the norV gene encoding anaerobic nitric oxide reductase flavorubredoxin, giving the protein MTIHVKNNISWVGQRDWEVRDFHGTEFKTEKGTSYNSYLIQEEKTVLIDTVDHKFCYEFIQQLELEIDLNKIDYIVINHAEEDHAGALAALLNRIPNTPIYCTENAIDSIVGHHHQPDWNFNVVKTGDSLDLGNGKQLVFIETPMLHWPDSMMTYMTGDAVLFSNDAFGQHYCDERLFNDEVDTKELMDQCLRYYANILTPFSALVTAKIKEVLSLNLPVDMIATAHGVVWRDNPIQIIEQYLTWADKYQEDRITIFYDSMSNNTRMMADAIAQGIHEVDSQVAVKVFNVARHDKNEILSNAFISKGVLVGSSTMNNVMMPKVAGMLEEITGLRFKNKKAAAFGSYGWNGGAIDRIESRLEDEGFERFESLKTKWRPDGKAILACREYGRMIAIEWALTSAPATDVSASAANQTVPEQVAQEPVSGSQPQAVAKSIAENSVVQFDIDAGIDAGIDAGIDVDVNSSMLCTVCQWIYDPAQGEANQDVASGTAWSDVPEYFLCPECGLGKDVFEEIKTKKAVA; this is encoded by the coding sequence ATGACTATACATGTAAAAAATAATATCTCTTGGGTTGGGCAGCGTGATTGGGAAGTACGTGACTTTCACGGCACTGAATTTAAAACTGAGAAAGGCACAAGTTATAATAGTTATCTGATCCAAGAGGAAAAAACGGTATTAATTGATACGGTTGACCACAAATTTTGTTACGAATTTATCCAGCAATTAGAATTAGAAATTGACCTGAACAAAATTGATTACATTGTTATTAACCACGCCGAAGAAGACCACGCTGGTGCACTCGCTGCATTATTAAATAGAATTCCCAATACACCGATTTATTGTACTGAAAATGCCATTGATTCCATTGTCGGTCATCATCACCAGCCAGATTGGAATTTCAATGTCGTGAAGACGGGTGACAGTTTAGATTTGGGTAATGGCAAGCAGTTAGTGTTTATTGAAACGCCGATGTTGCACTGGCCTGATAGCATGATGACGTATATGACAGGTGATGCAGTGCTGTTTAGTAACGATGCATTCGGTCAGCATTATTGCGATGAACGTTTATTCAATGATGAAGTTGATACTAAAGAGTTGATGGATCAGTGCCTACGTTATTATGCCAATATTCTTACGCCATTCAGTGCATTAGTTACTGCCAAGATCAAAGAAGTATTAAGCTTAAATTTACCTGTTGATATGATTGCAACGGCGCACGGTGTGGTATGGCGTGACAACCCAATTCAGATTATTGAACAATATCTAACGTGGGCTGATAAATACCAAGAAGACCGTATTACTATTTTTTATGATTCAATGTCGAATAATACCCGGATGATGGCAGATGCGATTGCCCAAGGTATCCATGAGGTTGATAGTCAGGTAGCGGTGAAAGTATTTAATGTTGCGCGTCATGATAAAAACGAGATCTTATCCAATGCCTTTATTTCTAAAGGGGTGTTAGTTGGCTCATCAACGATGAATAACGTGATGATGCCGAAAGTCGCAGGCATGCTTGAAGAGATCACTGGTTTACGTTTTAAAAATAAAAAAGCCGCTGCATTTGGTAGCTATGGTTGGAATGGCGGTGCTATTGACCGTATCGAAAGCCGCTTAGAAGACGAAGGATTTGAGCGCTTTGAAAGTCTTAAAACGAAGTGGCGACCAGACGGTAAAGCAATATTAGCATGCCGTGAATATGGTCGCATGATTGCCATAGAGTGGGCACTAACCAGCGCGCCTGCTACTGATGTATCTGCATCTGCTGCAAATCAAACTGTTCCTGAACAAGTAGCACAAGAACCTGTATCAGGATCACAACCGCAAGCAGTTGCAAAGTCGATAGCAGAAAATTCGGTTGTTCAATTTGATATTGATGCTGGTATTGATGCTGGTATTGATGCTGGTATTGATGTCGATGTAAATAGCTCGATGTTATGTACAGTCTGCCAGTGGATTTATGATCCCGCGCAAGGTGAGGCGAATCAAGATGTTGCCTCTGGTACAGCATGGTCAGATGTACCTGAGTACTTCCTTTGTCCTGAATGTGGTTTAGGTAAGGATGTATTCGAAGAAATAAAAACCAAGAAGGCGGTAGCATGA